In the genome of Paraburkholderia caribensis, the window TCCTGCGCACTTCACTGCAGCTAGTGTCATCACCGTCAAGCTAATTCGTTCTCGACACGCAGCCGGTTACATCGCAAAGTGGATATTAAAAACGGGCATATCGGCGACCGAAGGAGTCGCGTTTTCGGGGACCGTCAAGTCTACGGCGGGTACGCGATGCAAAGAGATCGTTAGCAGGTAGCCCCAGTGAAGCCTTCTTCGCCTGACGTTGCGTCAGCTAAATATCGTGACAACGGAACCCGACAAAACAGGCGTCGTTCTGCCAGTCCCATTGCTCGGAAAGCATGAACATGCGAATTCGTTCGCGCGGTACCACTCGCTCGTGCGCCAGGCAGTGAGCCGACGACGTGGCAGGCTGAGCTTTCTTCGGACTGTTCGCTGGCGCAGGCTTAAAAAGATTTCCATATCGATGTAACCGAATCTCTCCAGACGCGAATTTACTTAGGTACTCGCATTGGGTACCACCAACAAACTACTGGAGAGAAACATGTCCGCAAAGACAGTTGTGAACGCAGCGTTGCTTGCAGGCGCGGTTGCCAGCCTGCTGTCGTCCGTTGCCAATGCTGCGCCTCTCACAAACGCCGAAGTTTCGGCGGCTACGGCAGCGCACAAGGAAAAGTGCTACGGGGTAGCACTGAAAGGCCAAAACGACTGCGCTGCGGGTCCGGGCACCACCTGTCAGGGTACGTCGTCGGTCGATTTCCAGGGCAATTCATGGAAGTTCGTTCAAGGCGGCACGTGCACCAGCATCTCGGTTCCCGGCGGTGGTCACGGCTCGCTGACGCCCATGAAGTCCTAACGTCGTCGGCTGGAATCGGAGACTCGCGATGAGAACGATGGCCCACGCAGATGTCGTTGCCGTTCATCAACGTCTTCGATTCCCAGCTTCGAACGACTCGAGACGGATCGGCACCAGTTTTAAGCACGAGCATCTTGCCGACATTCTTGATGCGCGACCTCAGGAAACGTTCTTCGAAGTTCACGCCGAAAACTATATGGGCGCTGGCGGACCTCCGCATCGTGCATTGGAAAGCTTGCGGCGCGAACATCCATTGTCGGTTCACGGTGTGTGCATGTCGATTGGCGGCCCTCGACCGCTCGACTCCGCACACCTGAAGCGATTTCGCGACGTGTGCTTACGGTACGAGCCGACACTAGTCTCTGAACATCTTGCGTGGTCAAGTCATGGTGGCGCTTTCTTTAACGATTTGCTGCCGCTGCCATACACACGAGAAACGCTCGCACTGGTTTGCGCTCATGTTGACCAGATTCAGGACGTAATTCGTCGTCCGCTCCTGCTTGAGAATCCATCTACCTACGTTCGCTTTGCGTCGTCAACGATGACGGAATCTGAGTTCCTGAAGACAGTGGCAGATCGGACGGGCTGTGGTCTTTTGCTCGACCTGAACAACGTGTTCGTGTCCGCGACGAATCACGGCTACGACGCGCGCACTTATCTGGAACAGTTTCCGCTGGATGTTGTTGGAGAGATTCATCTCGCCGGGCACGCCGAGCAACTCGATGACGAAGGTGATCGGCTACTGATAGACAGCCACGACCGGGCTGTCTCTGACGCGGTATGGAGTCTCTATGAGCACGTCATTGAACAGCGCGGCCCGATGCCTACGCTGATTGAATGGGACAGTGACCTGCCCGAATGGAAAGTGCTCTGGAATCAGGTCATGCAGGCCCGCATGCGGATGATGAGAACCAGCGCAAATAGAACGGAGGAGGCAGTCCGTGATCTCTGAACTGCACGGCGATGTAGCCGACCCGAGTTATGCCGCCTTATTCGTCTCCGGGCTACTTGATCCAATGGCGCCGCCGCCGGACGACGTGGTTGCGAGAGACGGGAAGGGCGTGGCGTTGCGTTACAACGTGTATCGAAACAACGTTACTGTAAGCCTGATTGATGCACTTGCTGCCGTGTATCCTGCCGTGCGACGCATAACAGGAACTGAATTCTTTAGGGCGATGGCGCGTTTTCATGTTCGTGTGACGCCGCCGGCTTCGCCTTTGCTGTTTGAGTACGGTCGCGACTTCCCGGCTTTCATAGAAAGCTACGAACACGCGCGGGAAATGCCGTGGCTTGCCGATGTCGCTCGTATCGAGCGCGTGTGGCTCGATGCGTATCACGCAGCGGATGGGCAGGCCATGAGTCAGGAGGTGTTCTCGGCGGTCGCCTCTGACCGCATCGGGTCGCTGTGCTTCACGCCTCATCCATCTGCGCGCGTGACGCGCTCTAACTACCCGGCCGTCTCCATTTTCGCGATGAACCGTCGTGATGAACCGGTCACTCCCATCTGCTCGGCTGAAAGCGAGGACGCTCTGGTGACGAGGCCAGATCAGGATGTTCTTGTGTCCAGGCTTCCACCAGGTGGTGCGGTGTTCCTCAAAGCCCTGATTGATGGCGCGTCTCTCGGCGAGGCCGTATCAGCGGCGTTCGAAGAGACGTCTTCCTTTGACCTGCGGGGCAACCTGGCAGGAATGATCGAGTCCGGAGCGTTTACCGGGATCAAATTCGGAGATTCATGATGATTTCTCAAAGACAATCGAACGACCGAACCGATGGTGCGAATGTGGCCACTCTCATCGGCAACGCGAGCCGGTTCATCCAGACGCTGGCACAAACCTCGTTGACACAGCTCGTGCTACGGTTAGCGCTTTCGGTGCCGTTCTGGAAATCAGGCATGCTCAAGTGGCATGGCTTTCTGAAATTGAACGATACAGCTATCACCCTCTTCACTGATGAATTCCAGTTGCATTTGCCGGGAGGGCCGTACCATTACCCGATGCCGGCGGTGTTTGCGTTTTTATCTGGCTGCGGCGAAGTCATGTTTCCCGTGCTGCTCGTGCTTGGATTCGGTACGCGTTTTGCAGCAGTAGGCCTGTTTCTCATGACGTGCATTATCGAAATCACCGTTCCTGACGGATGGCCGATCCACATCACCTGGGCCGCGATGGCGCTCGCGATCGCAGCGTGGGGGCCGGGCAAGATTTCGATAGACCAGCTTCTCGCGAACAGGGCGAGATGGGCATAAGGCGATTCACAATCCACAACCGGTCGGATCCAAAGACATGACGGTCCATTTCTCGTGCACGATGTGCGGCAAGTGTTGCCACGGCCTACGGCTTCCTCTGAGTCTCAGCGAAGCCGGAGAGTGGCTTCGACGCGGAGGAGACGTGCAACTGTTCTGCGAAGCAATTCCATGGCCTGTTGAACCCGAAGAAAGCAATCTGCAGGCACGCCACAAACGACGCAGGTCTTTCGCGGCGTTGAGCGGAGACCTGCCAATTCGCGTTGTCGTGAGCGTTGTTGCTTCGTTCGATGGGCCGTGTCCGAATCTGCTGCCGGACATGCGATGCGGGGCATACGAAGCACGACCGCTTGCATGCCGTATCTATCCCGCTGAAGTAAATCCGTTCATTGAGTTGGTTCCTGCTTCCAAGTCGTGTCCATCGGAAGCCTGGGCAGCAGACCAGCCAACATTCTTGCAGGGCGGCCGGTTGGTGAATTCTGCAAGGGTGATTGCTGCCGAGCGATTTCGTCTCAATGACTATCACGACGCCGGGATCAGGGCGCGGCTTTGTGATGAGCTTGGAATCGGAGTCGCATCGCTTGCGAACGAAGGCTTCGTCATCCATTCGATAGAGCGTGACGTGATGACTGACGCGCTAGCTCGCATCGATAGAGACGCTGGAGCGGGTGTGGAACCAGCGAACTGGCAGTTCGTTACGAACAATACCAGCACTCGCGACACACTTCTGGAAATAGGTGCGCACGTTTATGCACATGAAACCGCATCATCTAGCCGGACCATGCAGTATCTGGCTTTCTGATGCGCACACGTCGCTAAGTACTGGAGAGGATTACCAGCGCAGCAGCTTTGGCCCGAGTGCAGCACCCAAGCCAGCAACGAGGACCATCCCCAGCACATACCAGATGCTCCAGAAAGCCGGGCTCATTTCCGGGCAATGAAGGCAGTACGCGATGGTGGCGATGGAACTGGATAGCAATCCTGCCGACGCGCCAGCCAGTCTAAGATTCGTTGGTGCGAGGCTCCTCACCGCGACGAACACAGCGATAAAGCCCGGAATCGAGAGCATCAGAATGTTGAATGGGCAGGTTCGCCAGGACATCCCGAACAGAAGAAGAGGGCGGTCTTGCGGTTCTGCCATGCAGACAAATATCGCGCCCGCTAACCAGACCAAAGCTATCGGCATACCCACCAGCAACTGCGCTCTGCCGATTTTCGCTCCCGGTCGTGAAAGGCGAGTAGTGGCAATAAGGGCGCCAATCGCAATACACGTGGGAAGAGCAATCTTCGCGAGGAACAATCCAGTGTATGCGACGGATGCCAAATCCGGGCGCAGTCCGAATTTCCACTGCACTAGCAACAGTGCGCCAAGGGCGGCAACGAGCAACGCCAAAGTAAAGCGACGCGCTGCTGTATCGCGGCTCACTGGCTCTGCCCCGGTCGCGAGCAGGTCGACAAGTTCTTCTGTTTTCATGCTGTGCCTCTTACCAAGGCGGCAAGTGCTTTCAGTCCCCGGTGAACACTGACCTTGACGGAAGCTTCGGACAATCCGGTCAGATGCGCAGTCTCAGCAACGGATCGTCCTTCCAGCTTGACATGCAGGATCGACATTTTCTGCTTGGCCGGCAGACTCGCCAGCAACTTGCCGATATCCCGGCGCGCATCGGCGGGCTCATCGTCCGTCGATGCAAAAATATCGTCCTGGTCGTCGATAGAATCAGTCAAGGCGTCTTTGCGCGCTCGGGTCCGGAAATAGTCCGTGAGTTTATACCGGGCTATTGCATGTATCCAGGCCGTCAGCGGTTCGTCA includes:
- a CDS encoding YkgJ family cysteine cluster protein, yielding MCGKCCHGLRLPLSLSEAGEWLRRGGDVQLFCEAIPWPVEPEESNLQARHKRRRSFAALSGDLPIRVVVSVVASFDGPCPNLLPDMRCGAYEARPLACRIYPAEVNPFIELVPASKSCPSEAWAADQPTFLQGGRLVNSARVIAAERFRLNDYHDAGIRARLCDELGIGVASLANEGFVIHSIERDVMTDALARIDRDAGAGVEPANWQFVTNNTSTRDTLLEIGAHVYAHETASSSRTMQYLAF
- the bufB gene encoding MNIO family bufferin maturase; the encoded protein is MRTMAHADVVAVHQRLRFPASNDSRRIGTSFKHEHLADILDARPQETFFEVHAENYMGAGGPPHRALESLRREHPLSVHGVCMSIGGPRPLDSAHLKRFRDVCLRYEPTLVSEHLAWSSHGGAFFNDLLPLPYTRETLALVCAHVDQIQDVIRRPLLLENPSTYVRFASSTMTESEFLKTVADRTGCGLLLDLNNVFVSATNHGYDARTYLEQFPLDVVGEIHLAGHAEQLDDEGDRLLIDSHDRAVSDAVWSLYEHVIEQRGPMPTLIEWDSDLPEWKVLWNQVMQARMRMMRTSANRTEEAVRDL
- a CDS encoding BufA1 family periplasmic bufferin-type metallophore — protein: MSAKTVVNAALLAGAVASLLSSVANAAPLTNAEVSAATAAHKEKCYGVALKGQNDCAAGPGTTCQGTSSVDFQGNSWKFVQGGTCTSISVPGGGHGSLTPMKS
- a CDS encoding HvfC/BufC N-terminal domain-containing protein; the protein is MHGDVADPSYAALFVSGLLDPMAPPPDDVVARDGKGVALRYNVYRNNVTVSLIDALAAVYPAVRRITGTEFFRAMARFHVRVTPPASPLLFEYGRDFPAFIESYEHAREMPWLADVARIERVWLDAYHAADGQAMSQEVFSAVASDRIGSLCFTPHPSARVTRSNYPAVSIFAMNRRDEPVTPICSAESEDALVTRPDQDVLVSRLPPGGAVFLKALIDGASLGEAVSAAFEETSSFDLRGNLAGMIESGAFTGIKFGDS
- a CDS encoding sigma-70 family RNA polymerase sigma factor; the encoded protein is MYNAETSLKASFRSGLEGNASAYRNFLADLTRHLRGYLRKRLPHMQDDVEDLIQEILLAVHNARHTYRPDEPLTAWIHAIARYKLTDYFRTRARKDALTDSIDDQDDIFASTDDEPADARRDIGKLLASLPAKQKMSILHVKLEGRSVAETAHLTGLSEASVKVSVHRGLKALAALVRGTA
- a CDS encoding DUF1109 domain-containing protein; translation: MKTEELVDLLATGAEPVSRDTAARRFTLALLVAALGALLLVQWKFGLRPDLASVAYTGLFLAKIALPTCIAIGALIATTRLSRPGAKIGRAQLLVGMPIALVWLAGAIFVCMAEPQDRPLLLFGMSWRTCPFNILMLSIPGFIAVFVAVRSLAPTNLRLAGASAGLLSSSIATIAYCLHCPEMSPAFWSIWYVLGMVLVAGLGAALGPKLLRW
- a CDS encoding DoxX family protein → MISQRQSNDRTDGANVATLIGNASRFIQTLAQTSLTQLVLRLALSVPFWKSGMLKWHGFLKLNDTAITLFTDEFQLHLPGGPYHYPMPAVFAFLSGCGEVMFPVLLVLGFGTRFAAVGLFLMTCIIEITVPDGWPIHITWAAMALAIAAWGPGKISIDQLLANRARWA